A DNA window from Bradyrhizobium barranii subsp. barranii contains the following coding sequences:
- a CDS encoding YciE/YciF ferroxidase family protein, which produces MAKEPKTLDDLFHDTLKDIYFAEKKILATLPKMAKAAQNEELKAAFEKHRTETEGQIERLEKVFAVIEKKPQGKTCAAIVGITEEGAEIMEEYKGSPALDAGLLAAAQAVEHYEISRYGTMIAWAEELGLDDAVSLLEETLEEEEATDEALTEIAKTAINQEAEAA; this is translated from the coding sequence ATGGCGAAAGAGCCGAAGACTCTCGACGACCTGTTCCACGATACTCTCAAGGATATCTACTTCGCTGAGAAGAAAATCCTGGCCACCCTGCCGAAGATGGCAAAGGCAGCTCAGAACGAAGAACTGAAAGCAGCATTCGAAAAACACCGCACCGAGACGGAGGGCCAGATCGAGCGACTGGAGAAGGTGTTCGCGGTGATCGAGAAGAAACCGCAGGGTAAAACCTGTGCCGCGATCGTCGGTATCACAGAAGAGGGCGCCGAGATCATGGAAGAATATAAGGGCTCGCCCGCTCTCGACGCCGGCCTCCTTGCCGCCGCTCAGGCCGTCGAGCACTATGAGATTTCTCGCTACGGCACGATGATTGCTTGGGCCGAAGAGCTTGGCCTCGACGATGCCGTCTCACTCCTTGAGGAAACCCTCGAAGAGGAAGAGGCGACCGACGAGGCTCTGACTGAAATCGCAAAGACAGCGATCAATCAGGAGGCTGAAGCAGCCTAA
- a CDS encoding transporter substrate-binding protein has protein sequence MWTEFNEQRDTTTNDQKEATYIGFRMRAQAVSQAGTVDVEAVRQAMYGQRVRGAKWF, from the coding sequence ATGTGGACGGAGTTCAACGAACAACGGGACACGACCACCAACGATCAAAAGGAGGCGACTTACATCGGCTTCAGGATGCGGGCTCAGGCGGTCAGCCAAGCCGGCACGGTCGATGTCGAGGCGGTCCGGCAAGCCATGTACGGACAACGCGTAAGGGGCGCCAAGTGGTTTTGA
- a CDS encoding alpha-ketoglutarate-dependent dioxygenase AlkB has translation MMSELFGSIIPSAYSPGAGIGWHKDRPVFGDVAGISVLSSCTLRLRRRTEKGFERNTLVAEPRSIYLLGGPSRTEWQHSSPGVESLRYSVTFRNVLEEGES, from the coding sequence ATGATGAGCGAGCTCTTTGGCTCAATTATTCCATCGGCGTACTCGCCCGGCGCCGGCATCGGCTGGCACAAGGATCGCCCCGTCTTTGGCGATGTTGCAGGCATTTCAGTGCTCTCTTCCTGCACCCTCAGGCTGCGCAGACGAACTGAAAAGGGCTTCGAGAGGAACACTCTCGTTGCCGAGCCGCGCTCCATATACCTTCTCGGCGGTCCATCGCGCACCGAATGGCAGCACAGCAGTCCCGGCGTCGAAAGCCTGCGCTACTCGGTCACGTTTCGTAACGTGCTCGAAGAAGGTGAATCCTAG
- a CDS encoding septal ring lytic transglycosylase RlpA family protein: MKAAASGTTFDRDSLTAAHRNLPLGTHVRVTDPKSSKSVVVRITDRGPWIRSRVIDLSLAAARSLGFTNRGVAQVRAEVLSQTSIAQRKHAGTGPVISGRALLLPLHPRRHCGPLRFKMRRTQPEQI, encoded by the coding sequence ATGAAAGCTGCAGCGAGCGGCACAACGTTCGATCGGGATTCGCTAACTGCAGCTCATCGCAATCTGCCGCTCGGCACGCATGTTCGCGTTACTGACCCTAAGAGCAGCAAATCGGTGGTCGTTCGTATCACTGATCGCGGACCATGGATTCGCAGTCGCGTCATCGACCTCTCGCTCGCCGCCGCGCGTAGCTTGGGGTTTACCAACCGTGGCGTCGCCCAGGTTCGTGCTGAGGTGTTGTCACAGACGTCCATTGCCCAGCGAAAACACGCAGGCACGGGGCCTGTGATTTCAGGCCGGGCCTTGCTTTTACCGCTTCACCCGCGTCGGCACTGTGGTCCGCTTCGGTTCAAGATGCGAAGAACTCAACCTGAGCAAATCTAG
- a CDS encoding DUF4142 domain-containing protein yields the protein MKKAALAFAVLAVFASPSFAQSVGEKTGVNSTLGIAPKTEDFIKEAAMSDMTEIEAAKIAQQKGNADEKQFAEMMVKDHTKTSSELKSMVPDTLKAAIPASLNDASQKKITKLREAKPEDFASEYDAMQVSAHKDAVSLFERYSNGGDDAKLKDWAGKTLAALKHHLEMAQTLDKNRK from the coding sequence ATGAAAAAAGCAGCCCTTGCATTTGCCGTGCTCGCAGTCTTTGCCTCACCCTCCTTTGCGCAGTCGGTCGGCGAGAAGACCGGCGTGAATTCCACGCTTGGAATTGCGCCGAAGACCGAAGACTTCATCAAGGAAGCCGCCATGAGCGACATGACGGAGATCGAAGCGGCCAAGATCGCGCAGCAGAAGGGCAATGCGGACGAGAAACAGTTTGCGGAAATGATGGTGAAAGACCACACCAAGACGAGCAGCGAACTCAAATCGATGGTCCCCGACACCCTGAAAGCCGCGATCCCGGCTTCGCTCAATGACGCGTCGCAGAAGAAGATCACAAAGCTGCGCGAGGCCAAACCCGAGGATTTTGCGTCGGAATACGACGCCATGCAGGTGAGCGCTCATAAGGATGCGGTCTCGCTGTTCGAGCGTTACTCGAATGGCGGCGACGATGCCAAGCTGAAGGACTGGGCTGGTAAAACCCTGGCGGCACTGAAGCACCATCTCGAAATGGCGCAGACGCTCGACAAGAACCGTAAATAG
- a CDS encoding sensor histidine kinase yields MEDHPTEHTEGDVLDKLRRHIRILVDIGRLSVEDPGAERFLDQAVLQIARAVEIHHVKVLQYRPDTSDLLLIVGVGWKDGAVRTATLSADLRSPPGRAFQTAEPVSIRDFADQNEFVRSEFLAEHGIVAVSNVPILIGGAAWGVLEVDSTKPRDFSQDTTEFLTAAAALIGAVLRRGAHPDEHASLMAAVAEAKKGQILLREMQHRVKNNFQLVLSSISIQKRRYLDPESHRALDHVASRINAISLAHDQLAPRQEGQIVRLSHYIRALCSAIRNQVDEVEVDVECDELELAIDRALPVGLILNETAMNSIKHAFGAEGGRISVSLVGGVGYGEARLTVTDNGRGIQHPNENGSGLKLITSLARQIGGTVDQTSSDAGTTTTLTFPLIS; encoded by the coding sequence ATGGAGGACCACCCGACCGAACACACTGAGGGCGATGTGCTGGACAAACTCCGGCGCCACATCCGCATTTTGGTCGATATCGGTCGTCTTTCGGTTGAAGACCCCGGAGCAGAACGCTTCTTGGACCAAGCCGTGCTGCAAATTGCCCGCGCCGTGGAAATCCACCATGTTAAGGTGCTTCAATATCGTCCAGACACGTCCGATCTTCTGTTGATTGTGGGAGTCGGCTGGAAGGATGGTGCCGTCCGCACCGCCACGCTGTCGGCCGACCTCCGCTCGCCGCCTGGCCGCGCCTTCCAAACGGCCGAGCCTGTCAGCATCAGAGATTTCGCCGATCAGAACGAATTTGTTCGTTCCGAGTTCTTGGCGGAGCATGGCATTGTGGCTGTCAGCAACGTCCCGATCCTCATCGGCGGCGCCGCATGGGGCGTGCTGGAGGTGGACAGTACAAAGCCGAGAGACTTCTCGCAGGATACGACCGAGTTTCTGACCGCCGCCGCCGCGCTGATAGGTGCTGTGCTCCGTCGCGGTGCGCATCCGGACGAACATGCAAGCCTTATGGCTGCGGTCGCGGAAGCTAAAAAGGGGCAGATCTTGCTTCGAGAGATGCAACATCGGGTCAAGAACAATTTTCAGCTCGTCCTGTCCTCGATTTCCATCCAGAAGCGCCGCTATCTTGATCCAGAATCACACCGCGCTCTGGACCACGTGGCCAGCCGCATCAACGCCATCTCGCTCGCACATGATCAGCTTGCCCCTCGCCAAGAAGGGCAGATCGTCAGACTTTCCCATTACATCCGGGCTCTTTGCAGCGCGATCCGGAATCAGGTGGATGAGGTTGAAGTAGACGTCGAGTGTGACGAACTCGAGTTGGCGATCGACCGCGCCCTCCCGGTTGGCCTCATTTTAAATGAGACTGCGATGAACAGCATCAAACATGCGTTCGGTGCAGAGGGAGGCAGGATCAGCGTAAGTTTAGTGGGAGGCGTCGGCTACGGCGAGGCCCGATTGACAGTGACAGACAACGGTCGCGGCATTCAACATCCTAACGAAAACGGGTCGGGCCTTAAGCTGATTACCTCTCTGGCGAGACAAATTGGCGGTACCGTCGACCAGACCAGCAGCGACGCGGGTACAACAACAACGCTTACATTCCCTTTGATATCGTAA